A section of the Subtercola frigoramans genome encodes:
- a CDS encoding TolB family protein, whose translation MDLRTLGTAQSTAVSIYDRLLERTTEIYRSDSLLLEAPNWASDGRLVLNGAGGLWRLGLDGDLIAVELSGVPDLNNDHVLDPDGEHIYLSANDWQIYRAPLAGGEGVLVTGNPEIAGLMHFLHGVSPDGERLAFIGLEPEGDNWWAHANVFTVSSAGDDYRRLTEGVSPFDGSEYSPDGEWLYVNTERFDGHAQLGRMRADGSDLEQLTFDENVNWFPHISPDGRHASYISFPPGTEGHPPDVWVEIKIVDIDDWSSPRTVARVFGGQGSLNVNSWSPDSTRFAFVSYPENTK comes from the coding sequence ATGGACCTGAGAACACTTGGCACCGCACAATCGACCGCGGTCAGCATCTACGATCGGCTGCTGGAACGCACCACCGAGATCTACCGGAGCGACTCTCTTCTCCTGGAGGCACCGAACTGGGCTAGCGACGGCCGTCTCGTGTTGAACGGTGCCGGTGGGCTGTGGCGGCTCGGACTCGACGGCGATCTCATCGCTGTCGAGCTCAGCGGGGTTCCTGACCTGAACAACGATCACGTGCTCGACCCCGATGGCGAACACATCTACCTCTCTGCCAACGACTGGCAGATCTACCGCGCACCACTTGCCGGCGGTGAGGGGGTGCTGGTGACCGGGAACCCAGAGATCGCCGGGCTGATGCACTTCTTGCACGGGGTCAGCCCCGACGGCGAGCGGCTCGCCTTCATCGGTCTGGAACCGGAGGGAGACAACTGGTGGGCGCACGCGAACGTCTTCACTGTGTCATCGGCCGGTGACGACTACCGGCGGCTGACGGAGGGCGTGTCGCCCTTCGACGGCTCCGAATACTCCCCCGACGGCGAGTGGCTCTACGTCAACACCGAACGGTTCGACGGGCACGCGCAGCTGGGCAGAATGCGCGCTGACGGATCGGATCTCGAACAGCTCACCTTCGATGAGAACGTCAACTGGTTTCCGCACATCTCGCCGGATGGCAGGCACGCGAGCTACATCTCCTTTCCACCCGGTACCGAAGGGCATCCACCCGACGTCTGGGTCGAGATCAAGATCGTCGACATCGACGACTGGAGTTCGCCCCGCACGGTCGCCCGCGTCTTCGGCGGCCAGGGCAGCCTGAACGTCAACAGCTGGAGTCCTGATTCGACTCGATTCGC
- a CDS encoding sugar ABC transporter substrate-binding protein gives MKHSRIRWGVGAVSAGTALVFVLSGCASGSTPQASKDANTFSVIYSVDKIDENQTAYIKFMTDEVAVLNAKGKHITFESYDANGSVDKQISDVQTALQKHPDVMIFSAVDPAGSLPAVQAAKDAGVKTIDFRPSDPEPDVYDVAFGASEKDYAAATTDWMKSLLDADPKLTLNVGLIYGAAAQTPQLIREDGVKAFATANPDRVKIIGEQYGNWQTDIAQNTTADWLQSHPEVNLISAANSTMGQGASNALTTAGVRNKVLVSGYDINQSSLDAVKSGAIDFTTGVLGPDYGQIIDVAAGLMDGSFTDKVYSIKPVYSVTTTNVDDVISKLKG, from the coding sequence ATGAAACACAGCAGAATTCGCTGGGGCGTGGGTGCGGTATCCGCCGGCACAGCCCTGGTCTTCGTTCTCTCTGGTTGTGCCAGCGGGAGCACCCCGCAGGCGTCGAAGGATGCGAACACCTTCAGTGTCATCTACAGCGTGGACAAGATCGACGAGAACCAGACGGCGTACATCAAGTTCATGACGGATGAGGTGGCAGTCCTGAACGCCAAGGGCAAGCACATCACCTTCGAGTCGTACGACGCAAACGGCAGTGTCGACAAGCAGATCTCCGATGTGCAGACGGCGCTTCAGAAGCACCCCGATGTGATGATCTTCTCGGCCGTCGACCCGGCCGGGTCGCTGCCCGCTGTTCAGGCCGCGAAGGATGCGGGGGTGAAGACGATCGACTTCCGCCCCTCCGACCCCGAGCCCGATGTCTACGATGTCGCCTTCGGAGCGAGCGAGAAGGACTACGCAGCGGCAACGACCGACTGGATGAAGAGCCTGCTCGACGCCGACCCCAAACTGACGCTCAATGTCGGACTGATCTACGGGGCTGCGGCGCAGACTCCGCAACTCATCCGAGAAGACGGAGTCAAGGCGTTCGCCACGGCAAACCCTGACCGCGTGAAGATCATCGGCGAACAGTACGGCAACTGGCAGACCGACATCGCCCAGAACACCACCGCCGACTGGCTCCAGTCCCACCCGGAAGTCAACCTCATCTCCGCCGCGAACTCCACGATGGGCCAGGGTGCCTCGAACGCACTCACCACGGCTGGCGTACGCAACAAGGTGCTCGTCTCCGGTTACGACATCAACCAGTCCAGCCTCGACGCAGTCAAGAGCGGCGCGATCGATTTCACGACCGGAGTTCTCGGCCCGGACTACGGCCAGATCATCGATGTGGCAGCCGGCCTGATGGACGGCTCGTTCACCGACAAGGTCTACTCGATCAAGCCGGTCTACTCCGTGACCACCACGAACGTCGATGACGTCATTTCGAAGTTGAAGGGCTGA